In one Candidatus Zymogenus saltonus genomic region, the following are encoded:
- a CDS encoding polymer-forming cytoskeletal protein, translated as MSKKRENHTTDEESKGYVEESINYLGPGNIIDGKIVLKGRTIVEGSVIKGKIYSTEKDSELVIGPGSEITGEIKSESIILNGTMDGKISSRKVLIQGNGVLVGEVITNRGLEVEVGAKMSATVRMKKKKQ; from the coding sequence ATGAGTAAAAAAAGAGAGAATCACACTACGGACGAAGAATCGAAAGGTTATGTAGAAGAATCCATCAATTACCTCGGCCCCGGTAACATCATTGACGGAAAGATTGTACTTAAAGGGAGGACCATCGTCGAAGGCTCCGTCATCAAAGGCAAGATATATTCAACCGAGAAGGACTCCGAGCTGGTCATCGGCCCCGGATCGGAGATCACCGGTGAGATAAAATCGGAATCGATTATCCTGAACGGAACGATGGATGGTAAAATCTCTTCGCGAAAAGTTCTGATACAGGGAAATGGAGTGCTTGTCGGGGAGGTAATAACAAACCGTGGTCTCGAAGTCGAAGTGGGCGCCAAGATGTCCGCGACGGTCAGAATGAAAAAGAAAAAACAATAA